One genomic segment of Sphingobacteriales bacterium includes these proteins:
- a CDS encoding DUF11 domain-containing protein — protein MTISANPGETDDLADDNVTDQDGKNGGDEDDHDPAEITIDIFDLALSKVLSSPLGNIYPGDNVTFTLNVYNQGTADAQNIQITDYIPSGLALNDVDWTDNAGLATLNTPIASLGPVKALRLILPLL, from the coding sequence ATGACAATTTCAGCGAACCCCGGAGAAACAGACGATTTAGCCGATGATAACGTAACCGACCAAGATGGCAAAAACGGAGGCGATGAGGACGACCACGACCCTGCCGAAATTACCATTGATATATTTGACTTAGCCTTAAGCAAAGTACTTAGCTCGCCCTTAGGAAACATTTATCCTGGCGATAATGTAACCTTTACTTTAAACGTTTACAACCAAGGAACTGCTGATGCACAAAATATTCAAATCACCGATTATATTCCATCCGGATTAGCGCTAAACGATGTTGATTGGACAGACAATGCTGGTCTTGCCACATTAAACACGCCAATTGCTTCGTTAGGCCCGGTCAAAGCACTGCGGTTGATATTACCTTTATTGTAA
- a CDS encoding DUF11 domain-containing protein, with protein MRTTTDPAEITIDIFDLALSKVLSSPLGNIYPGDNVTFTLNVYNQGTADAQNIQITDYIPSGLALNDVDWTDNAGLATLNTPIASLAAGQSTAVDITFTVTAVVAGPIRNRGRD; from the coding sequence ATGAGGACGACCACTGACCCTGCCGAAATTACCATTGATATATTTGACTTAGCCTTAAGCAAAGTACTTAGCTCGCCCTTAGGAAACATTTATCCTGGCGATAATGTAACCTTTACTTTAAACGTTTACAACCAAGGAACTGCTGATGCACAAAATATTCAAATCACCGATTATATTCCATCCGGATTAGCGCTAAACGATGTTGATTGGACAGACAATGCTGGCCTTGCCACATTAAACACGCCAATTGCTTCGTTAGCAGCCGGTCAAAGCACTGCGGTTGATATTACCTTTACTGTAACTGCGGTAGTTGCTGGCCCAATTCGCAACCGGGGCAGAGATTAG
- a CDS encoding DUF11 domain-containing protein, with translation MRTTTDPAEITIDIFDLALSKVLSSPLGNIYPGDNVTFTLNVYNQGTADAQNIQITDYIPSD, from the coding sequence ATGAGGACGACCACTGACCCTGCCGAAATTACCATTGATATATTTGACTTAGCCTTAAGCAAAGTACTTAGCTCGCCCTTAGGAAACATTTATCCTGGCGATAATGTAACCTTTACTTTAAACGTTTACAACCAAGGAACTGCTGATGCACAAAATATTCAAATCACCGATTATATTCCATCGGATTAG
- a CDS encoding DUF11 domain-containing protein, producing MDRQCWSCHIKHANCFVSSRQSTAVDITFTVTAVVAGPIRNWAEISSADDSEGNAVADIDSTPNDDNFSEPGETDDLADDNVTDQDGKNGGDEDDHDPAEITIDIFDLALSKVLSSPLGNIYPGDNVTFTLNVYNQGTADAQNIQITDYIPSGLALNDVDWTDNAGLATLNTPIASLAAGQSTAVDITFTVTAVVAGPIRNWAEISSADDSEGNAVADIDSTPNDDNFSEPGETDDLADDNVTDQDGKNGGDEDDHDPAEITIDIFDLALSKVLSSPLGNIYPGDNVTFTLNVYN from the coding sequence TTGGACAGACAATGCTGGTCTTGCCACATTAAACACGCCAATTGCTTCGTTAGCAGCCGCCAAAGCACTGCGGTTGATATTACCTTTACTGTAACTGCGGTAGTTGCTGGCCCAATTCGCAACTGGGCAGAGATTAGCTCGGCAGACGACAGCGAAGGCAACGCGGTAGCAGATATTGACTCGACACCAAACGATGACAATTTCAGCGAACCCGGAGAAACAGACGATTTAGCCGATGATAACGTAACCGACCAAGATGGCAAAAACGGAGGCGATGAGGACGACCACGACCCTGCCGAAATTACCATTGATATATTTGACTTAGCCTTAAGCAAAGTACTTAGCTCGCCCTTAGGAAACATTTATCCTGGCGATAATGTAACCTTTACTTTAAACGTTTACAACCAAGGAACTGCTGATGCACAAAATATTCAAATCACCGATTATATTCCATCCGGATTAGCGCTAAACGATGTTGATTGGACAGACAATGCTGGTCTTGCCACATTAAACACGCCAATTGCTTCGTTAGCAGCCGGTCAAAGCACTGCGGTTGATATTACCTTTACTGTAACTGCGGTAGTTGCTGGCCCAATTCGCAACTGGGCAGAGATTAGCTCGGCAGACGACAGCGAAGGCAACGCGGTAGCAGATATTGACTCGACACCAAACGATGACAATTTCAGCGAACCCGGAGAAACAGACGATTTAGCCGATGATAATGTAACCGACCAAGATGGCAAAAACGGAGGCGATGAGGACGACCACGACCCTGCCGAAATTACCATTGATATATTTGACTTAGCCTTAAGCAAAGTACTTAGCTCGCCCTTAGGAAACATTTATCCTGGCGATAATGTAACCTTTACTTTAAACGTTTACAACTAA